A region of the Canis lupus dingo isolate Sandy chromosome 8, ASM325472v2, whole genome shotgun sequence genome:
CGGCCATCTCCCACGTCAGCGGCAGGGcgctccccctcctgctcccgcACCGAGCGACACAGGATCTCAGTGGACACGAGGCGGTCCAGCGGCGCCCGCCCTGCCGCCTGGGGTGCCAGCACCCGCCAGGTCCCGTCCTGGGTCATCTCTTCTTGGATCTGCCGGACCGTGTTGGCTATGAGGACCGAGCGACAGAGGTTGGGCTCGACCAGCATGTGGCACAACTGGAGTTTGACCAGGGACATGTCCAGGAGCGACTGGCGCTGCAGGCTGTAGGAAGGCGTGGCCTGGGTGCCCGCCAGGCCTCCTTCCACGTCCTCCCCGTCCTCGGCGCTTTTTCTCTTTAACCCTCGTGCAAACATCGTGCCCTGTGGAAAGCAAGGAGATGCCGTTTAGCACACTGCAGAGTCCCCAGCAGACGCTGCCCTGAGACTCAGTCTGCAACTGTCAAAGACGGGGTTCCTGGGAGGGGACGGCTGCAGTTACACGACCGCTGTGGCCCCGTGGGCATGTGTCCAAGCAGGGCCCAGCTCCTGGGACAGCCCTGACACAGAACAGAGGTCAAAACCACCACAcggcccccccccaccctctgcctccatcagaaaaaagagaaaaggactgTAAGTAAGGGAACACACTCGCCGGGAACAAGGCTGGAACGCTACACCCGGATTCTGGGCACTGGTGCCCACTGGGCCCACAAGGGAGAAGAGTGGAGGAAGCGGGACaggtgcctgcctgcctgctgccACCTGCCTGTGCCCAAGCTGACAACTGTGAGTCCTGGGCACTGGCAGCCGCTCTTCCCTCAGGGCTCACGGCAAGAGGGCTACAAGGGCTCCCGCGGCCCAGAGCCCTGGCGGTGCCCCAGCAGCACCTGGGCGGCTTCCCGACAACCGTGTGCCCTCCCCCAAGGTACAGATGGGACTCAACCTCACCGGGTACCGGTGGGGCCAGGCACCTTGCGTAGGCTCTGGGGTGGCACTGGTGTCACTCACACAGCAGGCCATTACCTCTGCTCGCAGAAGCCAAAATACGAGCAAACTGTCCTTCGAACTGATTCTAGGCGGAGAGCTCCGGAGAATCACAAGGCAGAGCAGGACGGGTCTGGGGCTGCAGTGTGGCACCTGCACCCCCAGCCTGGCACCAGGAGGCTCCAGAGCCAGCGCGGGGCACACGGCGAGCAGCCTGAGGACCACCCTCTCTGGACCAGAGGCGGGGTAGGCATCAAGCATCTCTCTTCTCAGGTTTGTAGGTAGCTAACCGTGTTGGTTTCCAATAATTCATTTGAGTTATTCACGAAGAGGATTACGGTCTTTCAAATCTGcaaatttttgtatttccttttttagaaaGATCAATGCAGTGGCTctctggggctgctgctggcCGGACTTTGGCAAGCCCGGGGCCCCTGGAGAcccgggtggggtggggcggcGCCGGTGCTGTCTGCACTCAGGCCCCCAAGTTCGGCACCCCTGCCAGGAGCCCCTCTGAGAACCCCCTCCTGCCAGCCCCACCCTTcaacagggaggaggaggagccccgTCCCCTGGGTTTCCTTTCAGTGTCGTGGATCTCATCTCCTGGATGCTtaacattttaagacatttttaaaatgaggtgtTTTGGGGGCACTTATCCCAAACAAAGGAAAGCCAACATTCATGCAATAACCTGCACAGGAATGTTCACGGTGGCTCTACCCGTAAAGCCCTGCTCCAGGGAGTGGCTGACACCCGAGGGCACCGGCCGCACGCGGCcactgggcagagggcagagggcccTAGGGACACCAGACTTGGAGGGATCTTAGGGGAGTTATGCTCCAAGAGAAAGCCAACCTCAAACTGTTGTGCGTGGTACGCATATTTGTGGAACAGGACATAGAGATGTGGTGGGTGTAGCGGGTCCAGGAGGCCGTGCATGTGCTCTAAGGGTGCAGAACCCGGTGTGAGCACGCAGGATCGCGACCGGCTCTGTGGTCACACACAGGACATGCTGCCTGGGCATCTTGCTGAAGCTCCGACACCAGGGAGGCAGGTGTTCTCCAGGCCGGTTCTTTACAGCGGCCCGTGCAcctgcatgtatgtatgtatttatgtatttattttaaaagatttattcatgagacacacagagaggcaaagacacaggcagagggagaagcaggctcccctgagaCCCGATCCCAGGGCCACGgggtgggacccgatcccagggccaggggtcacgccctgagccgagggcagatgctcaaccgcggagccacccgggtgtcccacctgtaattatttaaaactaaGTTTACGATACGAAGCGCCTGTAGCTTGTTCCCTCCTGGAGCAGCAGACCGGTCTGACCTACCAACTCTGAGGCCGCTGAAGCCACCTGCCATTTCCACCACGACACCTGCCACACACTGACTTGTTGCCTATTTTTAAACAAACGAATGAAAGAGCTACTACCAACCACGTGAAGATTTCACTCACTACGACAGTAAAGGATCCGAATGTTTCATGGCTTCAAACTCAACTCTTACAGGTTTTTTCTGTCAATCTTTGTGTAAAGGTCACTTGCTTAACACTGATGAGCACATGGAGAATCTCGGTGAGATGATGGGGTACTAGTGCCGCCTGGGGAAGGACATGCAGGGTGCGGGGTGCCTGTCTCCAGGGTCTCAGATCCCAAGTCTGTAGGCAGCCCATTTCATATAGGCCCACTGAAGGCCCCGGAATCACAGGATGAGCCTGAGCCTCCGCTTCCGCCCCCGGCAAGACGAGTCAGCAGCAGGGCCCGGCTGTGGCCGCGGGGGCTCCTCGGACAGCATCCCTGTCCTCCGGACGGCCGTCGGGGCAGGGAGCCCGCGGGAGCCGGTGCACCCACAGCCGGGGCGGCCAACGCGGCCTGCGGAGCGGGAGCATCACGTTCCACCCAGAAGccgggatggggggtggggtgggttacAGTCCGCTTCCAGAGCCCGAGTGCGCACCGGGCACCGGCTACACCCGCAGCCGCAGCAACAGCCGCgggagcccagaggagaggcGGGGGCCACAGCGAGCACCAGAATGTGCCCAGGGTACCCCCGGCTCCCCCCCGCCCTCGCCACCCTCCGCTTCCTCGGATCCACAGCAGCCTCACGCCGGTTTACCATCTGTCATTGGCTGGGCCGGGACAGTCTcccattggctgggctgttgccagggCAGGAGAAAACCTTCCTTTGTCCTGCTGGGAAGGTAGCAGTGTGTTCAGGAGCAAGGGGCGCACCTTCCTGTGGGGTCTGCAGCGGTCAGTGAGTGGTGGGAGTGAGTGCTCCTCCTGCCCGCCTCCTGATGCCATTCTAAAAGGCATCGTTTTACTAATTTTTACGCCCTGAACTGCTATtgttattcccaaataaacccattttttgCTAGTGAAATAACAAACTTTCATTTTCAAGGTTAACACGGCCCAGGAAGTCAAACTTCTATCTCCATGACAGGCCAGGAAACCAATGACTTTTGTAACAATCACCCTCAAGGGTCTGGACTTCATCAATAACAGACAGCTTTCCTAGTATCTGTCCCCACCTCCTAGAGAAATCCAAACGTGCTCCCCCCACAAAGCCACCAGGGCGGCTGGCTCCTCAGGCTGCAACCCCATCAGGGGCCCTGGAAGCCCTTCCAGTCCGACTCCCCTGCCTGTCCCCAAGTGTCTTTCTGCAAGCCAGAAGGTGGTCCAATCCCTGGTGGCAGCCACTTCCAATAACAGCCTTTGCTCTTCTCATGCAGGCGCCTTCCCCTGTTTCCGCAGCTTACTGTACATAATTGGGAAGAACATCAGAAAGTACAAGACAAAAATCACCGTGGCCGACTCATCAGAGAAGCAGTCACCACACAGGTTCTTCCCAGCATCTCCCTAAGCAGCCTCCTCTCTGCATGAGAGCTCACTGCGAGCTGTTCTTGGTTACCGCATTTTCCATGTCAGCAAAAGCCGACCCTCAGGATAAACACAGCGCAGGAACTGAGCCTTACTCCCTGCATTTGTACCACTCACAATCTCCTCAGTTACAGTGATGCTCGGTTCCGACCTGGGGCTTTATTGACAGGCACATGATCCACATTATCAAGCTGCTTTCTAAGAAGCAGAATCAATTCACTCTCCACCAGGATTTTCTGTATGGACTTCCTCACATTTGCTGGCAAgtccccccaaccaccaccacttCACCCATTATCCCTGCTCCATACTCCTGCCACAAACCCAGTTCACCACCCCGGGTGTAAACATTATTTTCAGATTCAAAATAAGCAAGTCAAACATGTAAGCTGTGGTATGTCTGACAACCAAACACGATCCAGCAACAAAGTTCACGCTGATCTACGGAACGAGAGCAAACCTCGGACACCACGCCTAATCACAAAGCAAGAACAAAGAAACAGGTACCCTATAATTCTGTTCACATGAACTTCGAGAAGAGGTAAAGCTAACCTAAGGTGTAAAATAGCAGAATGGTTGCCAACGGAGGGGCAGGGATGGTCTGGAGGTCTCCAGGATGATGGAAATGCACCCTATCTAGACAGGTGCATGGTCCTGGTCAGATTCACACAACTGCACAACTACTAACTGCCCACTGCATTGTATTAACTAAATGATACCTTggttacaaagaaaaatacagaatccaGTTGACGGGGGAGGCTACCACATTCATTTAAATTGAAACCATTTTAGGTAGTGCCTCCCGCGCATCACTAAGCGCTGGATCTCACTCGGCATGCCAGGACAAGTATGTGTTCAAAGTCACTCTAATTATTCCCTTCTGATGTTCCAACCCCTGAACAACTGTTAATTTTTGTTACGCTCGGGACCAGCCAGCGCTAGCCGATTAGGATTTCAGAAGGAGTAGCCGGAGGGCAGCACATCCAATTCCAGGAGCCGATGGAGGGTCCCAGAGCCTGTGTGGAGGTGATGCGTCAGGCTGAAGGGGGCCGGAGAGCCTCACCCTCCCCACACAGTCGTGTTCACAACAAAGTCAGCACGAGGTGGGCACACAGACCCCCGGGGCCCGGCTGGTCCAAGTTACAGCTCCTGGGGCAGCCTGTGACAGTGGCCTGGGGCTGGACGTTTCGAAATCAGCACACAAGACCCCACGCTTCCCAGGCTGCCCTAACTGCAGACCCAGACTCACCATTCAGTTCTGAACAAGAAAGCGCTGGTATTACCTCCATCCCCCCACACGCGGCCAGAGGGTCCTGCGGAGTTCAATCCCATCACCTCCTCAAGGTTAAGGGTGTTTTGCTCCAAACCCTCCAACGTCAGGGGACAAGCAGGCCATGGGTGTTCAGCCCTAGGTCAGAGCACAGCAGCCTCCAGACCAAGGGCTGATGGAGCAGAGATCACGGGAGGGGTCCCGCGTGGcgggtggggcctggggggtgCTGTGCCCATCCGTCAGGGCGCCCCCAAGACAAAGGGGACCTCCCCGTCCTGCAGCGGCTCTCCCGTATGTGCCCAGCAGCCCAGGCTGCCGGCAgagcctggggggcctggggcagcctcGGCCCTGACCTGGCGCATCCCTACGACCTTCAGCCACCCGCAAGCTCGCTCCTGACTCAGGTCTTTCAGGCAAAATAACGTGAACGCTTCGGTCACACGCTCAGGCGGTCTCCGAGATATGTCATCCCAGAAGACCGGCAGGCAGGGCGGCTGCAGAAGGGCCTGGGGTCCCCGCGGGGCGTCTGCCGCGGCTGCTGCTCCTGGGCCTGGGGTGAAATACAGTGTCTGGGCCTGGAAACCCGGTCCGGACGCTGGGGGACACTTCCTGGCCCTTCCGAGACACGGTTCCTTCTCGGGAGATGCTAAAGCGGGACTTTGCATCCTGCATTTCCGCTTCGGGTGGAAAACACGGCAAAACTTGCCCAGAAAGTCCGTGCCCCGGGCCGCTgaccgcccccgccccgccccggcccggcccggcccggcccggcccggcccgcagcACCCGCGCCCCGAGGCCCCTCGAAGCGGTGAGGCCGGGACACAAAGGACAAGGAGCCGGCGCGCAGGTGGGCTCGGCgggagggcagggccgggccgcGCGGCGACCCCCGGGCCGCGGGCCCCCCCGACCCGCCCCCGACCCGCCCCCGACCCGACCCGGGGCGCCCGCCCGCCGCTCACCTGgccgccgccgtccccgccgtccccgcccgagcccgagcccgagcccgagcccgagcccgccgccgaccgaggggcggggccgcggggggcggggtcgCTCCGCGCCCACAAAGGGTCGCCAGGCGCCGGCCGCCCCGCACGCTGATTGGccgagcgcgggggcggggcctccggttCAAACCGCGGGCGGGGCCTGGCGCGAGACTTCCCGCGCGGACGCGTCGGCCGTTGGGGCCCGGCGCTGGCCacacccccgcccgccccgcccgctccCAGGTCTCCGCGCGCGGCCCCGGCGCGCCTGCgcaggagcgggggggggggggaggggggaggggggaggggagggggaaagggaagggaaggggcagagggcaggggaagggagaggaggggagaggacggggagggaaggagggggaaagggaggagaggggaggacgaggaggggggggagggcaaggagggaaggggagggagggggagggggaaacggaggggaggggaggggagaggatggggagggaggagggggaaagggaggagaggaagggaaaaggggagggggggagggagagaggggaaaggaggaggaggggagggcaggagggggagggtaaggcaggggagggcagggagggggaaagggggaggggaggggaggagagggaaaggacagggaggggagaggacgggagggaggggaagggagggcaggagaggagggggatggaggggaggaaatgagatggaggggcgaggaggaggggagaggggcccTGAGAAGAGGGGTGCAGGTAGGAGTCAGAGCGGTGGgcgggagggaagaggagggggggcAGCGGCTCGCGGACAGCCTAGGACCACAAGTACTTcctagtttgttttgtttattcatgagagacagagggagaagcaggctccaagccaggagcccgatgtgggactcgatccggggctccaggatcacgccctgggccgaaggcaggtgcccaactgctgagccaccaggcgtcccagtaCTTCCTAGTTTACATGCAAGAAATGAAACCCTAAAAGTGCAAAGCAGGGGaggttttgtaaaaataatttcttagcgGAAAAACGTCTTAAATAGAGTACGAGATCCTGACGGCATGAATTGACGCAACGTTGCCTGAGCGCAGGCTGGGCCGCAGTCCTGGGTGAGGGCCCCTGCGCCCTGCTGTCTGCTGATGGGGCTGAAGACATCaggcccctgcaccccacccagGGTGGGAAGTGCGGGGCACCCTGTGCAGACAGCGAAGTGGGGGGAGTCCCAGGCTGGAGACAAGGAGCCCTGGGGTTCCCGGGGAATGTGCAGTGGGGGGGTTGGAGACCCCAGAACCtgctgtggaggccgagaaaattaaggccactccacctcaagtttagcgttagcacaagtatcgccatctcaggcccctgtgaataagagctgaactttacaggaaaaaccgCAGAGCACCCTTGACAGAGTCAGTCCCATAACataatgagaacagagcttaatgcccttgacAGAAAATCCCGtatcagaatgaaaacagagctcaGAACGCccttgacagagacagaaagtcccatattggaatgaaaacagagcttaagaaattcctccaccccttccaaaaatcccctagaccagcccataaaaacccagctgcgacccccccctccccggggtccaagtccctgctccgctgtgtcgggtacacgtggccccaggctccagcttgttaataaaccctcgtgtgtttgcatcggcgccggctcctcggtggtttctgggattcgcgatcttgggcacaacactgcGTGTGCCTGGGGGCGGAGGGGCGCGTTCTCCGGGGGCTTGGAGAGCCTTGCTGTGGAGAACAGGGGTGCGGGGGATGACGGGAGAAGGAGAAAGGCCGCCCAGGTTACCGCCATGTGCTCTGACACATGGGACTTGCACACGTGTAGATGTTGGCGCATCCAACGGTGGAAAAGCTGGGGGAGCCCTTGTCCTAGCCATATGCCACACAAGGGATTAGATTCCCTGatacgggatccctggggggcgcagcggtttagcgcctgcctttggcccggggcgcgatcctggagacccgggatcgaatccacgtcgggctctcggtgcatggagcctgcttctccctctgcctgtgtctctgcctctctctctctcactgtgactatcataaataaataaaaatttaaaaaaaaaaagattccctgaTACGCAGATACCCTCCCAACGAAAGCAAGATGAACAAACCAGTAGAAAGTGGGCAAAGGATATTAACACGCAGGTCAGAGCACAGGAGACAAGACTTCCCTTCTTGGTGGAAGGGCCTTGGCCTGGGAAGGAGAGCCGCGGTGTTACCGCTGAGCTAGGTGCGCGCCAGGCCCGCAGAGTGCCAGAAACCCAGAATCCTCTGCAGCATGTCTGTCTGCCACAGCCACCAGTCTTTTTGACCCCAAATGTCCAgcatcaaatgaaaaattaataggcATCCTGGGACCCAAgcccagaaaatggaaaaaacaaggcaaaaagacaaacaaaaacatacagaGTATATAGTAATGGACTCACGGGGGATCCTGACATTGGAgctttcagactttttaaaatagtgatcattgggcagcccaggtggctcagtggcttagcgtcgccgtcagcccggggcctgatcctggagacccaggatcgagtcccacgtcgggctccctgcatggagcctgcttctccctctgcctgtgtctctgcctctctctgtgtgtcttccatgaataaataaataatatatttttaaataaaaacagcaatCATTTTATTCACAAAAATTAGTGACAAGTGGAACGGGAATGTACTAAAATgactcaaatgtaaaaaaaaataaaatgactcaagGGGAGGAAATAACATCGATCTTACACAAAGTTTTCTGGATGAGAAAGAAGGAACTCTTCTCAATGAAAGGCCAGCAAGACCCCAACGCTAAAACCCCGAAAAGGAGGCCAGAAAGGACGAATCGTAGGCTGATGGCTCTCGGGGCCACACCGGGAACTTCCAACAGTATTAGCAGCTCAAAGTCCCAAGACACACAGAAAAGACGACGCAGCACAACCGAGTGAGGGTTGCTCCGGGAAAGAAGGTTAACCTTCCAGCTCAAACCAAGTAACTCATGACGTTAACGTGAAGGAGGCAAAATGGAACAGCCTGGTGGAGAAGAGTCCCCTGAAAACACGCAACCTGGGActcccggggggctcagcgggggagcgtctgccttcggctcagggcctcatcctgggatctgggatcgagtcccacatcgggctctctgcagggagcctgcttctccctctgcggcTCTCtatctgtctcatgaataaatacataaatcttaaaaataaaaaaacatgcagCCCACGTTCATGATAAAATACTGAGCAAACTGAATATACGCAAGCGCAAGGTTAGGAGCAGCCCCCGCTCCCCCCTGACCTCGACACCCGCGGCAGGTTTGCGCCCACCAGGGCCGCCCTCGGTGCGGTGATGCACAAGGCCTCACTGGACAGACCCCTGCCCGGCGGGGGGAGGCCCAGGAGGGCCCAGACCCGGGGCTTCCAAGCACGTGGCCCCAGGCCCCCACATGGAATCACGCTCCCTGCGGCTGCCAACGGACGGGCACGTGGGTGTCCgtgctcccggggtcctgggctccctgcagtgcGGAGtgcccccctctgcccccgcccccatactctctctctctctgtgtcaaataaataaataaaatcttttccgAAAGGGGGGGAGGGATACTCCATGAACAGCCCCAGGGTGAGAACAAGCCGAGCGCCGCGGCAGGAGAGCGGGCAGGCCGCCAGCTAAGAGCAAGCCAGGTCTACACCCGGCGGGTGGATCTCAGAACACAACAGACAGGGAAGCCTGACCGGTGGAAAGCTCAGAGCAGATGGAGCTGTTCTGTGGGAGGGGAactgggggggggcagggagatgtCTGGGACCCCGGACCCTCCATGCTCCATCTGAGTGCAGGGCCTTGACCTTAGGTTGACCCGTTCCCACGGGGAGCACCCTCCATCCGTGCTCTGATAGATAAGCTGATTAGGCATCTAaggccagccccaggccccagggtcgGGCGTCACACTGGCTGTGGGGCCCAGGCCGTCCGGGCGCCTCGTGTGTCTCTTAGACCCTTGGAATTACTGGCCCCACCCGTGTGCGACCTGGTCCAAGCGTCCAGTGTTTTCTGTAATACAGGAAACCATGCGTGTGGCTCCAGCCTCACAGCAGAGCCCCTTCCTACAGCCTCAGGGAGCACGTGCCGGCCTCTCCAGGCGGAGGAGGGGGGCCacagcccccacctgccccagtcTCCGGGGTagaggcgggcggcgggcggtGACAGGCCCAGGCACGGAGGAGACTCGGAGGTCGTGGGCCAGGTGGCCCTGCCGCAGAGATGCTCCAGGCCCGCCCGCTGCCCTGGACCCTCGCCAGACCCCGGCACCCTTCCCGGGATCTCCTGTCCGCTCTTGGAGGGGGTCCCACGGAGCAGGGGACACGTTTGCTGCCACAAAGAATAGGTCGGGGGCTTATGGCCTCACGCATCTGGTTTCATTCCCCCCAGTCCTTTGGATGCGGCCGGACGTAGAATCACACTCTGAGAGGCCGACTTGATTTAAATAATGTCGTCGGGAACCTTGTACCTGTAGACGTAGACGC
Encoded here:
- the CDCA4 gene encoding cell division cycle-associated protein 4 isoform X4, with translation MGTMFARGLKRKSAEDGEDVEGGLAGTQATPSYSLQRQSLLDMSLVKLQLCHMLVEPNLCRSVLIANTVRQIQEEMTQDGTWRVLAPQAAGRAPLDRLVSTEILCRSVREQEGERPAADVGDGRTPGLVPGLSAVPSAQALRSPQSSLWEVDSSRENRGGFQKSLDQIFETLESKTPGSVEELFSDVDSSYYDLDAVLTGMVGSTQSGHGSGLQAFTAAATPPPGSSCRSDLGELDHAVEILVET
- the CDCA4 gene encoding cell division cycle-associated protein 4 isoform X6, which encodes MRQGTMFARGLKRKSAEDGEDVEGGLAGTQATPSYSLQRQSLLDMSLVKLQLCHMLVEPNLCRSVLIANTVRQIQEEMTQDGTWRVLAPQAAGRAPLDRLVSTEILCRSVREQEGERPAADVGDGRTPGLVPGLSAVPSAQALRSPQSSLWEVDSSRENRGGFQKSLDQIFETLESKTPGSVEELFSDVDSSYYDLDAVLTGMVGSTQSGHGSGLQAFTAAATPPPGSSCRSDLGELDHAVEILVET
- the CDCA4 gene encoding cell division cycle-associated protein 4 isoform X3 — its product is MEGTMFARGLKRKSAEDGEDVEGGLAGTQATPSYSLQRQSLLDMSLVKLQLCHMLVEPNLCRSVLIANTVRQIQEEMTQDGTWRVLAPQAAGRAPLDRLVSTEILCRSVREQEGERPAADVGDGRTPGLVPGLSAVPSAQALRSPQSSLWEVDSSRENRGGFQKSLDQIFETLESKTPGSVEELFSDVDSSYYDLDAVLTGMVGSTQSGHGSGLQAFTAAATPPPGSSCRSDLGELDHAVEILVET
- the CDCA4 gene encoding cell division cycle-associated protein 4 isoform X2; translated protein: MLDAYPASGPERVVLRLLAVCPALALEPPGARLGVQVPHCSPRPVLLCLVILRSSPPRISSKDSLLVFWLLRAEGTMFARGLKRKSAEDGEDVEGGLAGTQATPSYSLQRQSLLDMSLVKLQLCHMLVEPNLCRSVLIANTVRQIQEEMTQDGTWRVLAPQAAGRAPLDRLVSTEILCRSVREQEGERPAADVGDGRTPGLVPGLSAVPSAQALRSPQSSLWEVDSSRENRGGFQKSLDQIFETLESKTPGSVEELFSDVDSSYYDLDAVLTGMVGSTQSGHGSGLQAFTAAATPPPGSSCRSDLGELDHAVEILVET
- the CDCA4 gene encoding cell division cycle-associated protein 4 isoform X1, translating into MQSPALASPEKEPCLGRARKCPPASGPGFQAQTLYFTPGPGAAAAADAPRGPQALLQPPCLPVFWDDISRRPPERVTEAFTLFCLKDLSQERACGWLKVVGMRQGTMFARGLKRKSAEDGEDVEGGLAGTQATPSYSLQRQSLLDMSLVKLQLCHMLVEPNLCRSVLIANTVRQIQEEMTQDGTWRVLAPQAAGRAPLDRLVSTEILCRSVREQEGERPAADVGDGRTPGLVPGLSAVPSAQALRSPQSSLWEVDSSRENRGGFQKSLDQIFETLESKTPGSVEELFSDVDSSYYDLDAVLTGMVGSTQSGHGSGLQAFTAAATPPPGSSCRSDLGELDHAVEILVET